One window of the Trifolium pratense cultivar HEN17-A07 linkage group LG2, ARS_RC_1.1, whole genome shotgun sequence genome contains the following:
- the LOC123911352 gene encoding cysteine proteinase inhibitor 5-like: MSLQYAILLFIVLLASTAVRNQAILGGWTPIKNIDDPHVTEIANYAVTEHDKQTGLNLKLEKVISGETKIVNGIIYCLNISASDSNKYNIAVLERQQFRNLTSFVPLKD; the protein is encoded by the coding sequence ATGAGTCTTCAATATGCTATTCTTCTCTTTATTGTTTTGTTGGCCTCTACGGCGGTGAGAAACCAAGCTATTCTAGGTGGTTGGACCCCCATCAAGAATATAGATGACCCACATGTGACTGAAATTGCCAACTACGCTGTTACTGAGCATGATAAGCAAACCGGTTTGAACCTTAAGCTGGAAAAAGTCATCAGTGGTGAGACAAAAATTGTCAATGGAATAATCTACTGCCTTAATATTTCTGCTAGCGACAGTAACAAATATAATATTGCTGTGTTGGAGAGGCAGCAATTCAGGAACCTCACTTCCTTTGTACCTCTTAaggattaa
- the LOC123908122 gene encoding cytochrome b561 and DOMON domain-containing protein At4g17280-like, protein MSMASMLRLALALCILSSVVLTSSAQTCKNQTFSGNKVFTTCRDLPQLTAYLHWSYDQPSGKLDIAFIHRGITSTNRWVAWAINPSNTLEPAMVGAQALVAIPQSSGSPKFYTSSIADTRTQLTEGSISYPVSGFSGTYQNNEVTIFATLTLPNGTTSIVHVWQDGTTTSDSTPQEHSHESSHANSKEVLDLVSGTSQVASGIGSRQRRRNTHGVLNAISWGILMPTGAVIARYLKVFKSADPAWFYLHITCQVSAYIVGLSGFGTGLKLGSDSEGIEYDTHRALAIVLVTFATLQVFALFLRPNKDHKLRFYWNIYHHLVGYATIIISIVNVFKGFEALGDFVGDRYKNWKHAYIGIIGALGGIAVFLEAYTWMVVLKRKQIENKTSNGVNEANGANGYGSRP, encoded by the exons ATGTCAATGGCTAGCATGTTGAGGCTGGCGTTGGCCTTATGTATTTTAAGCAGCGTGGTTTTAACATCCTCAGCTCAAACATGTAAAAACCAAACATTCTCGGGCAACAAAGTGTTCACAACATGTCGCGATCTTCCACAATTAACCGCGTACCTTCATTGGTCATACGACCAACCGAGTGGCAAACTAGACATAGCATTCATACACCGAGGAATAACATCAACAAACCGGTGGGTTGCTTGGGCCATCAATCCAAGCAACACCCTTGAACCAGCCATGGTTGGAGCTCAAGCTTTGGTTGCTATTCCACAATCAAGTGGAAGTCCAAAATTTTATACTTCTTCCATTGCAGACACTAGAACACAGTTGACAGAAGGAAGCATTAGTTATCCTGTTTCTGGTTTCTCTGGCACATATCAGAATAATGAGGTTACTATTTTTGCAACTTTGACTCTTCCAAATGGAACAACCTCTATTGTTCATGTTTGGCAAGATGGAACAACCACTTCTGATTCTACTCCTCAAGAACATAGCCATGAATCTTCCCACGCAAACTCTAAGGAAGTCTTGGATCTTGTTTCTGGTACTTCCCAGGTTGCAAGTGGGATTGGTTCGcgtcaaagaagaagaaac ACACATGGAGTACTGAATGCAATAAGTTGGGGAATCTTGATGCCAACAGGAGCAGTAATAGCAAGATATTTGAAGGTGTTCAAATCAGCAGACCCAGCTTGGTTTTATCTCCACATAACATGTCAAGTCTCTGCATACATAGTTGGATTATCAGGATTCGGTACCGGTCTCAAGCTCGGTAGTGACTCGGAGGGTATTGAATACGACACACATAGAGCACTTGCTATTGTTCTTGTAACCTTCGCAACACTTCAAGTGTTTGCGCTGTTTTTGAGGCCAAACAAAGACCATAAATTGAGATTTTACTGGAATATCTACCACCACCTTGTTGGATATGCAACCATAATCATTAGCATTGTGAATGTTTTCAAAGGGTTTGAAGCCTTGGGAGATTTTGTAGGAGATCGTTACAAGAATTGGAAGCATGCTTACATTGGTATTATTGGTGCTTTGGGGGGTATTGCTGTCTTTTTAGAAGCTTACACATGGATGGTTGTCTTGAAGAGGAAGCAAATAGAGAACAAGACTTCCAATGGTGTTAATGAAGCAAATGGTGCTAATGGTTATGGTTCTAGGCCATAG
- the LOC123905568 gene encoding cysteine proteinase inhibitor 5-like — protein sequence MSLQYAILLFIVLLASSAVRNQAIPGGWTPIKNIDDPHVTEIANYAVTEHDKQTGLDLKLEKVISGETKIVNGIIYCLNISASDSNKYNIAVLERQQFRNLTSFVPLKD from the coding sequence ATGAGTCTTCAATATGCTATTCTTCTCTTTATTGTTTTGTTGGCCTCTTCGGCGGTGAGAAATCAAGCTATTCCAGGTGGTTGGACCCCCATCAAGAATATAGATGACCCACATGTGACTGAAATCGCCAACTACGCTGTTACCGAGCATGACAAGCAAACCGGTTTGGACCTTAAGTTGGAAAAAGTCATCAGTGGTGAGACAAAAATTGTCAATGGAATAATCTATTGCCTTAATATTTCTGCTAGCGATAGTAACAAATATAACATTGCTGTGTTGGAGAGGCAACAATTCAGGAACCTCACTTCCTTTGTACCTCTTAaggattaa
- the LOC123908121 gene encoding putative pentatricopeptide repeat-containing protein At5g37570 codes for MMSITTSTFSYIPLNQLLNSAKTIAHLKQTHALFLKLLPQKPPHHFFDSLLLRVLQFSSEKSNLCYAHKLFDTMPNCSNCFIWTSLIRAFLSHRTHFRHCISTYARMHQSGILPSGFTFSSVLNACGRVPAVVEGQQVHARVMQSGFIGNKIVQTALLDMYAKCGYVCDARDVFDGMVERDVVAWTAMICGYAKVGRMVDARLLFDNMGERNSFTWTTMVAGYANCGDMKAAEELYDVMSGKNEVTWVAMIAGYGKLGNVSEAKRIFGEISVSRDPSTCAAMLACYAQNGYAKEAIEMYEKMRQAKVKITEVAMVGAISACAQLRDIRLSNSLTCDIEEGFCQRTHIVSNALIHMHSKCGNIDLARREFSIMRSRDLYTYSAMIAAFAEHGKSEDAIDIFLKMQQEGLKPNQVTFVSVLNACSASGLIEEGCKFFQIMTGVYDIVPLPEHYTCIVDLLGRAGELERAYSLIKENSASADATTWGSLLAACRIYGNVELGETAARHLFEIDPTDSGNYVLLANTYASKDKWEHTEEVKKLMCKKGMKKPLGYSWLQRETQGKYKKESHCLLVSAS; via the exons ATGATGAGTATCACCACTTCAACATTCTCTTACATTCCTTTAAATCAATTGCTCAACTCTGCTAAAACCATTGCTCATCTTAAACAAACTCATGCACTCTTTCTCAAACTCCTCCCTCAAAAACCACCTCATCACTTTTTCGATAGTCTGCTACTCCGGGTTCTTCAGTTTAGCTCTGAAAAATCCAATCTTTGCTATGCCCACAAACTGTTTGATACAATGCCAAACTGCTCCAATTGCTTCATATGGACTTCTCTCATTCGAGCATTCCTTTCCCATCGCACCCATTTTCGCCATTGTATTTCCACCTACGCTAGAATGCACCAAAGTGGGATTTTGCCATCTGGGTTCACATTCTCCTCAGTTCTCAATGCGTGCGGGCGTGTCCCTGCTGTGGTTGAAGGGCAACAAGTGCATGCAAGAGTGATGCAGTCGGGGTTTATTGGAAACAAGATTGTGCAAACTGCACTACTTGACATGTATGCAAAATGTGGCTATGTGTGTGATGCGCGTGACGTGTTTGATGGAATGGTTGAGAGAGATGTTGTTGCCTGGACGGCTATGATTTGTGGATATGCCAAGGTGGGGAGGATGGTTGATGCACGGTTGCTGTTTGATAACATGGGGGAAAGGAATTCTTTTACTTGGACCACTATGGTCGCCGGGTATGCAAACTGTGGAGACATGAAAGCTGCCGAGGAATTGTATGATGTCATGAGTGGCAAGAATGAGGTCACATGGGTTGCAATGATAGCCGGGTATGGGAAGTTAGGGAACGTGAGTGAAGCCAAAAGGATATTTGGTGAAATATCAGTGTCACGGGATCCATCAACTTGTGCTGCAATGCTGGCTTGTTATGCCCAAAATGGATATGCAAAGGAAGCTATTGAGATGTATGAGAAAATGAGACAAGCAAAGGTTAAAATCACTGAGGTGGCAATGGTGGGTGCTATATCAGCTTGTGCTCAACTTAGGGACATTAGACTGTCTAACTCATTAACATGTGATATCGAGGAGGGTTTTTGTC AAAGGACACATATTGTTTCCAATGCATTGATCCACATGCACTCCAAGTGTGGAAATATAGATTTAGCAAGGAGGGAGTTCAGTATAATGAGAAGCAGAGATTTGTATACTTATAGTGCAATGATTGCAGCTTTTGCTGAACATGGGAAATCAGAAGATGCTATAGATATTTTCTTAAAGATGCAGCAGGAAGGTTTAAAGCCAAACCAAGTTACATTCGTTAGTGTCCTCAATGCATGTAGTGCTTCAGGTCTAATTGAAGAAGGTTGTAAATTTTTTCAGATTATGACTGGGGTGTATGATATTGTGCCTTTACCTGAACACTATACTTGCATAGTTGATCTCCTTGGCAGGGCCGGGGAATTGGAAAGAGCATACAGTCTCATAAAGGAGAATTCAGCTAGTGCTGATGCAACAACTTGGGGTTCTTTATTAGCAGCTTGCCGGATTTATGGCAATGTGGAATTGGGCGAGACTGCTGCCAGACATCTATTTGAGATTGACCCTACGGATTCTGGAAATTATGTTCTTCTAGCAAACACCTATGCATCAAAGGATAAATGGGAGCACACAGAAGAAGTTAAGAAGTTGATGTGTAAAAAGGGAATGAAAAAACCTCTGGGATATAGTTGGTTACAAAGAGAGACCCAAGGAAAGTATAAAAAAGAATCACACTGCTTGTTAGTTTCAGCAAGTTAG
- the LOC123909762 gene encoding putative MO25-like protein At5g47540 — protein MDIMDILISSYDNPEMALHYGTMLRECIRHQIVAKYVLESPDMKKFFDYIQLPNFDIAADAAATFKELMTRHKSTVAEFLSKNYEWFFADYNSKLLESSNYITRRQAVKLLGDMLLDRSNAAVMTRYVSSRENLRILMNLLRESSKSIQIEAFHVFKLFVANQRKPPDIIGILVANRSKLLRLLGELKIDKEDEQFEADKAQVMKEVAALEPRE, from the exons ATGGATATTATGGATATTTTGATATCTAG CTATGACAACCCAGAGATGGCTTTGCACTATGGTACAATGTTAAGAGAGTGCATAAGACATCAGATTGTTGCAAA aTATGTTCTGGAATCACCTGATATGAAGAAGTTTTTTGACTACATTCAACTTCCGAATTTTGACATAGCCGCAGATGCTGCGGCAACTTTTAAG GAACTCATGACGAGACATAAATCTACTGTAGCCGAATTTCTTTCCAAGAATTATGAATGG TTTTTTGCTGATTATAACTCTAAGCTACTGGAATCTTCCAATTATATTACAAGGCGTCAAGCTGTGAAG TTGTTGGGAGATATGTTACTTGATCGTTCAAATGCAGCTGTAATGACAAGATATGTCAGCTCCAGAGAAAACTTAAGGATTTTAATGAATCTTTTGAGA GAGTCAAGCAAGAGTATACAGATAGAAGCATTTCATGTTTTCAAG CTATTTGTTGCCAACCAAAGGAAACCACCTGATATCATTGGCATACTTGTTGCGAACAGAAGCAAGCTTCTAAGATTGTTGGGCGAGTTGAAAATCGATAAAG AGGATGAACAATTTGAAGCTGACAAAGCTCAAGTTATGAAGGAAGTTGCTGCTCTTGAACCCAGGGAGTAG